The Triticum aestivum cultivar Chinese Spring chromosome 7B, IWGSC CS RefSeq v2.1, whole genome shotgun sequence genome window below encodes:
- the LOC123159404 gene encoding protein PSK SIMULATOR 2, protein MGCVFSSREKREGSARPQGRSVQPQPYHQQQQQQQALGAVFDARRGRYGPTDFDSGEIAIPPPHKPHKVSEPGTFIGRASIAGLEKAVEVLDTLGSGIASLNHGSGFLYGGTTRGNKVEILAFEVANTIAKASNLWRSCSDDNIRELKEEILHSDGVRILISSDPSELLHIAAIDKREELAILSREVIRFGDLCKDPIWHNLGRYFEKSTKDSMPQDHSKEHIGTTVQHLISLAQNTSELYHELHALDRFEQDFQRKFHEEESVPAARRESVMILHSELKRQRKLVKTLKKKSLWSRPLEDVVEKLVDIVTFLDKQIRDAFGEAVPVGTDFMEQGQSKRLGACGLALHYANIINQIENIVSRPLSLPPSARDNLYHGLPETVKSALRPRLQSVKPEDEERSVSQIKAEMQKTLRWLLPIAENTTRAHQGFGWVGEWANFGSDMDEKSGSRHSVTRVQTLHHADKAKTEEHMLELVVLLHHLVLQVKSRGYGHNKSTRRERSRSRKGGPSSSSEPPHHEADATRHNTSPMNNGHGSTCPSPLSDSDRETLDHLSFKRTTSYGRSKSCEPRPGKGNKAHRSWNLCRSHGSSPAREFGRGSTSGREMVRDLDVIDGLGRLTLSFS, encoded by the exons ATGGGGTGCGTGTTCTCGAGCCGGGAGAAGCGGGAGGGGTCGGCGCGGCCGCAGGGCCGCTCCGTCCAGCCGCAGCCgtaccaccagcagcagcagcagcagcaggcgctCGGGGCGGTCTTCGACGCGCGCCGGGGCCGCTACGGCCCCACCGACTTCGACTCCGGGGAGATCGCCATCCCGCCGCCGCACAAGCCCCACAAG GTATCAGAACCAGGCACATTCATAGGAAGAGCCAGCATCGCCGGCCTGGAAAAGGCCGTTGAGGTGTTAGACACCCTTGGCAGCGGCATCGCAAGTTTGAATCACGGCAGTGGGTTTCTCTACGGGGGAACCACCCGAGGAAATAAAGTCGAGATTCTGGCGTTCGAAGTCGCAAATACAATAGCTAAAGCCTCCAATTTGTGGAGGTCATGCTCTGACGATAATATAAGAGAACTCAAGGAAGAAATCTTGCATTCAGATGGCGTGCGGATATTAATCTCCTCAGATCCCAGCGAGCTCCTGCATATTGCTGCTATCGACAAGAG GGAAGAACTCGCCATCCTTTCAAGAGAAGTAATTCGATTTGGTGACCTGTGTAAAGACCCCATATGGCATAACTTGGGACGCTATTTTGAGAA ATCAACGAAAGATTCCATGCCCCAGGATCATTCAAAAGAGCATATCGGAACTACCGTCCAGCATTTGATTAGCTTGGCTCAAAACACTTCT GAGCTTTACCATGAATTGCACGCGCTGGATAGGTTTGAGCAGGATTTTCAAAGGAAATTTCATGAAGAGGAGTCTGTACCAGCAGCCAGGCGAG AGAGCGTTATGATATTGCACAGTGAACTAAAGCGCCAAAGGAAGCTtgtgaaaactttgaagaagaaatcCTTGTGGTCCAGACCTTTGGAGGAT GTTGTGGAAAAGCTTGTTGATATCGTCACTTTTCTGGATAAACAAATCCGGGATGCATTCGGTGAAGCTG TTCCTGTAGGTACGGACTTCATGGAGCAAGGTCAGAGCAAAAGGCTAGGTGCCTGTGGTCTGGCACTACATTATGCTAACATCATCAACCAAATTGAAAATATA GTTTCTCGGCCGCTCTCTCTTCCTCCTAGCGCTAGGGACAACTTGTACCATGGACTGCCAGAAACAGTCAAGTCAGCTCTGCGGCCACGGTTGCAATCAGTCAAACCTGAAGATGAGGAG CGTTCTGTATCTCAAATCAAAGCTGAAATGCAGAAAACCCTCCGCTGGCTGCTGCCAATAGCAGAAAATACAACAAG AGCACACCAAGGGTTCGGATGGGTCGGCGAGTGGGCAAACTTCGG GAGTGACATGGACGAGAAATCGGGCTCCCGGCACAGCGTGACCCGGGTGCAGACGCTGCACCACGCCGACAAGGCCAAGACGGAGGAGCACATGCTGGAGCTGGTGGTGCTGCTCCACCACCTGGTGCTCCAGGTGAAGAGCCGAGGCTACGGCCACAACAAGTCGACAAGGCGGGAACGGTCCCGGTCCCGCAAGGGAGGACCGTCGTCATCGTCAGAGCCGCCGCATCATGAAGCAGACGCCACCAGGCACAACACGTCGCCGATGAACAACGGCCATGGCAGCACGTGCCCTAGCCCGCTGTCGGACTCTGATCGCGAGACGCTGGACCACCTGAGCTTCAAGCGGACGACCAGCTACGGCCGGAGCAAGAGCTGCGAGCCCCGACCCGGCAAGGGGAACAAGGCGCACCGGAGCTGGAACTTGTGCCGGAGCCACGGCAGCTCGCCGGCGAGGGAGTTCGGCCGGGGCTCGACCTCCGGGCGTGAGATGGTGAGGGACCTGGATGTGATAGATGGGCTGGGTAGACTGACTCTTTCGTTTAGTTAG